One segment of Rhinatrema bivittatum chromosome 14, aRhiBiv1.1, whole genome shotgun sequence DNA contains the following:
- the LOC115075649 gene encoding uncharacterized protein LOC115075649 gives MSVDAQRKTRETALIGPQSKAAREKAKESVESSWTRMAPLGSVMPKLIPRALSKTVCMTIASTKVVKMLYAKSFPAIPQLAKTLVPLYMHGGLPNFAVEAALKTAIMKYAQVAVPPHVPAYWSQLHAVLSAKKDAHVTKGLSLVVANVFPWPSVDVPTMVFTTHPESSSFPMACAVSNAPARLVESLNVRPSPVDPTRSAK, from the exons ATGTCCGTGGATGCTCAGAGGAAGACAAGGGAGACTGCTCTGATAGGGCCTCAGTCGAAAGCCGCCAGAGAGAAAGCAAAGGAGAGTGTGGAATCCTCTTGGACAAGGATGGCCCCTTTAGGgagtgtcatgccaaaattaatCCCCAGGGCTCTTTCAAAGACTGTGTGTATGACTATTGCTTCTACAAAGGTCGTCAAGATGCTATATGCAAAGTCATTTCCAGCTATTCCGCAGCTTGCCAAGACGCTGGTGCCACTGTATATGCATGGAGGTCTGCCAAACTTTGCA GTCGAAGCTGCCCTAAAAACAGCCATTATGAAATATGCCCAAGTGGCTGTGCCCCCTCATGTGCCAGCTTATTGGTCCCAGTTGCATGCAGTGCTGTCTGCAAAGAAGGATGCACATGTGACGAAGGGTTTGTCTTTAGTGGTGGCCAATGTGTTCCCATGGCCCAGTGTGGATGTGCCTACAATGGTATTTACTACACATCCGGAGAGCAGTTCTTTCCCAATGGCTTGTGCAGTCAGCAATGCACCTGCAAGGCTGGTGGAGTCGTTGAATGTAAGGCCTTCTCCTGTGGACCCAACGAGGAGTGCAAAGTGA